Genomic DNA from Chelonia mydas isolate rCheMyd1 chromosome 6, rCheMyd1.pri.v2, whole genome shotgun sequence:
GCTCTTGCCGCAGTCGGCGCAGCCGAAGGGCCGCTGGCCGGCGTGGACCCGCCGGTGCTGGAGCAGGCTGGAGCTGTGGCCGAAGCGCTTGCCGCAGTCGGCGCAGCCGAAGGGCCGCTCGCCGGAGTGGGTGGCCTGGTGCTTGAGCAGGTGGGAGCTGCGGCCGAAGTCCTTGCCGCACTGGGCGCAGCGGAAGGGGCGGGCGCCGGAGCTGGCGCGCCGGTGCTGGAGCAGgttggagctctggctgaaggcCCGGCCGCAGTCGGGGCAGCGgtaggggcgctcgcccgtgTGGACGCGCTGGTGCCGCACCAGGTCGGAGCTCTGGCTGAAGGCCCGGCCGCAGTCGGGGCAGCGgtaggggcgctcgcccgtgTGCGTGGTCTGGTGCTGGAGGAGGTGCGAGCTCTGCCGGAAGGATTTCCCGCACTCCGGGCACTGGTAGGAGCGGCCGGCCGGCTTGCGGCGGGGGGCCGGGAACGCGGCTGCCCCGGTAGCtgctggggaagagagaaaggagatCGGGGGGTGGGTGAACGGGACTGGAAGAGGAGGTCAtgtacctgtaactggaggttctttgagacgGGTGGTCCCGATCTGTATTCGTGTGCCCAGAGCCGGAGAATTCGAAAGTCGAGTCTGTTGCGACCgcgtctccagttccttctccaccacgAATCTAACAGCTCCacggcagaggggaaggagggcggagTTGGAATCCAAATAGGGGACAACACATCTccaagaacctccagttacagggaAGTAACCTCTTCTCCTTCTCCGAGTGATGGTCTCTATTGCGTTCCACTCAGGGCGATGACCAAGCAATGCCAAATTCGGAGGagggtgtgaggaagaggatggaggCCCGCCGTGCCGAACGAGGCATCCGTTGCAGAGCCTCGTACCAAGGCGCAATGCGCAGCAAAGGCATGTGCCGAACTCCGCATGGCCCCCCGACTGTGACACTCTctaccccaaagcaacaccctggcacccccctATTGACCAGGGCGATAGGATTACGATATGGTTTGTAGAGTgcgtgccttgtgaggtatcactttaaaagtcttgatctgctgaaCGTTAATACCCTGTTGGATTGTGTGAGCTGTCACTGGatgggaagttatgaagtttttctatgtgtgtgtgtgattgaaatatattgtgaggttgggaacacccacaaccagcctttcaggtacaacaatggagcaGCCAGACACGCTGATGGCCCATGAAAGGAATCCACACTCCCAAGGATTATCCCAGTATCTGTATACAATGGtgacttctcagagagagcacgCAGACAATGGAGGCTGCTTGACTCAGGTCATAGCAAAGGCTCTTTCCAGCAggctggaagaagctataaaagaggggaagtgacatcatcacttggtctcactccccccacaactcaacacctggaaacacgtctgaagaacaaagactgaactggggaggtgGGCCCAGGCTGTACAGGAGAATCCCAGCCTGTGTAGTAAGGAACTAgaccatcagggtgagacacggcttgattcaaatcctgtctagtttatagaactcagattgcgattttacttttatttcttaggaaACCAACTTTGATCTTTATgcttattacttataatcacttaaagcctgtctttctgtagttaataaaccggttttatattttacctaaaagaGTGGgctttggttgaagtgcttgggaaatctgctcaggaacaagaACTGGTGCACGTCCTCTCTGCATTTAAGGAGGGGTGGACTAAgttataaacttacactggtcaggcttctgaccagggcaggacCATACAGccctggggtcctaggctggggaacTGTGGGGAATTGGCCGGAGCCTCTTTACTGTTAAATGCTTGCCCCTGAGGGCGCCCCAGCCAGCGAGGAATGCGCCCGTGACGATCGTGTCCGGAGAGGATGGGAGGAAAGGCATGACCAGCCTGGGGACCGTCCATCCCTGGAGCGAGGAGAGCACctcggggtgggtgggtgggtagatGACAGAAAGCCCACGGTCGCATGGGTGAACTGGCTCTCCGGAGCCACAGCTGCAGACAGTGAAGGCAGAGGCGAGAGGAGGTGGCGACTGACATGCGTGTGGCCAAGGAGCGATAGGCAGGTCCTGACCGGAACAGAAGGACCATTGCTTACTCAGGGGACGAGTTCCCGCAGGGCCTGGAATCTGTCCCTTgttaattcatgagtggctggaagATCATTTacgtaactcagctgggtgtgtccctgcctgtggttGGCTGGGTGAGTGAaggacctggaggggtttgcagcttgtcacagcatgccagtgtgagagggagcccaggttggtgggacagagggctcagccgTACCCCGgttccaggctgcaccccagggaaccCGTCACACCGACATACGTCCGAAAGCATCATGTCTCGCAGGGCGGCTGTAGTTGGCACTCACGCCCTTGAGGAAAGGGGCCCTCACCCCACGGGGTAGAGACCGTCCTGACAACCGATAGAGCTGAACACCCCCCAAATCCACTTAGAAAACCTCCATGTGGAGACTGTTTAGCGCTAGAACCGAAAGGATCACGGGGCGGGCAGTCTAGGGGACGTCCGGAAAGGTCCTGTTCTGTGCAGGTGGAAGGCCAAGGCCCGGCAGACGTCAAGGGAGGGAAGGCGCCGCTCCTCCGCCGAGGCGGGAGGCTTCGGAAAGAAGCGGATGGGCTGGTTGAGCTGAAACCGGGGGACGACCTTTGGGAGAAACTTGGGGTGCAGGCGCCAGGAGACTTTGGGGGCCCAACCTCCCGATCCGTTCACTGACCCGTCTCATGGAAGCACTAGCTATGGGGAAGGGCGATTTCATTCACGTCGCGCGAACGAGGTTGAGGTCCCGCAGGGGCGCGATGGGCAGGCAGGTTCGGAGCAGACCTGGCCGTCAATGGCTGCAGACGGACGGACGGCGTGTCTGCACatgggaggggggtgtgtggaagGCGCTGAGAGCCGGTAGGTGGACCGGGATGGGACGGAGAGCGAGTCCCGACGTCGTCAAGCACAGGAGCACAAGAGAAGGGGCATGTTCATGTCGTCGTGGGGAGGGTGTCGGGCCCAGGGGGTGAAATGCATCCACTTGGCCGGACAGGAGCCTGGTAGACGCCTGCCTGCTGCTCGGAGGTACGTCTTGCGCTGCCGACGAACATTCCCGTGCAACGCAGCCTCTGCGCCGCCCGAAGCCCCAGGGTGTTGATGTGCAGCCCAGGTCCCTGAGAGGTCCAGGTCCCCTGCGTCACATGCTCGCGCCTGAGGGTGCCCCAGCCAGCGAGGAATGTGCCCGTGACGATCGTGTCTGGAGAGGATGGGAGCAAAGGCATGACCAGCCTGGGGACCGTCCACCACTGGAGCGAGGAGAGCACCTCGGGGTGGCTGGGTGGGTAGATGACAGAAAGCCCACGGTCACATGGGTGAACTGGCTCTCCGGAGCCACAGCTGCAGACAGTGAAGGCGGAGGCGAGAGGAGATGGCGACTGAAATGCGTGTGGCCAAGGAGCGATAGGCAGGTACTGACCGGAACAGAAGGACCATTGCTTACTCAGGGGACGAGTTCCCGCAGGGCCTGGAATCTGTCCCTTGGCAGGTCGGCCCGTGCCGAGACCGCATCGACGGAGGCCCCTGTGACATCCAGGGGCCACGTGGGAACGAAAGTCGATTTTTCGACATTGACGCTCGCCTCCAGGGGAGGAATGGCGGCGTCCCCGGATTGTGCTGCAAGCAGCCTGTAGTCGAGGGAGGGGAATCTAAAGACCCCGTGACACCGGCGGTGGGCGGCTACGACAGAGGAAACTTTGGGGAAGACCCGTGGAGCAGGGGTGAGTCCAAAGGGTAGGACCGTGTATTGGAAGTGCCGAGGGCCCACCGCGAATCTCAAGAACTTTCTGTGGGTTGGGTGGACGTCTCCCTGAAAACAGGAACCTCGCACATTGAGAACCGTGAACCATCCAGAGACACGATGATGGCTGCCACCGTGACCATCCGAAACCAGCTTGTGGATGAAGTAATTGAGGAGACAGAGATCCAGGACTGGTCTCCACCTTCTTCCGGGGTACCAGGAAATACGTGGAACAGAACCCCGGGCCCTGAGAGTCCGGAGGAACCTGCTTTATCGCCTCCCCTTTGCAGTAGGGAGCCAACCCTCTACGGCGAGGATGCTGTCGTGAGCGTGGTCCCTGAGCAGGGATCAGGGCGGGAGGAACGTGGATGAGGTAGCGCTGCGAACTCCATCGTAGAGCCACGTCGAACGACAGCCGGGACCCGCTTGTCCGTTGTTACTGCGCTCCAAGCTGGTACAAAGAGCGCTAGCCAACTCCCCCACCAAAGAGGATGGGCCGGGTGTTTGCCCTGTTCTTCCTCCAGTGGAATACGGAAGTCCCCCGCCACCCTGCGTGGGAGGTCCTGGAACCAGCGAAAGCCACCTGGAGCTGAGGACACAGTCGTGTCTGGAAGGGTTCCTGAGCCGGTGGAACCGAACTGGGCGGCTCACCATCCAAAACCGGTTCCGAGCGCTTACTCGAGGGTGCCCGAAGCCATCCGAATCCTCCAAGGCTGAAAAGGCGGAGCCGTCTACGCCGTAGGGGAACGGGGAGCGAGCCCATGACTGGACTGAGGTAAACCCTGGGCGGGAGCCCGTGAGACGGCAGAGGGAGACGAGGAGAACTCGGCTCCCCAAGGGCGAACAGTTCACGTGGCTCCGGCGCTGTCTCTAACCTCCCTGGCGTGAGCCGCTCGGTACCAGCAGATCCCCCCGGCCTACACGATTTCTGGTCCTGCTCGTGAGCCCGGGAACGCGCCGTTTCTCCGTGGCAGGAACTCACGGAAGGCGCATCGTCTTAGGCCTGGAGGAAGACTTATTGCCACGCTTCTGGGCCTGCTTCCTCGCCTCCTGGCTAGGCCCCGCACGGGCTGCATAGTAGTGGTACCACTTGAACCGGACCCGACCTCCACAGTCGGAGGCAAGCTCCTGGGTTTCTCAGGGGCCGCCCGGCCTGGGTCCGAGGGCGGCCTCATGGCAACCTCCAGGAGATGCTTGCTGAGGCCAAGAGCCCGACCTTCCCGGGTAcggctgggaggagaggcagccgTTGCACCTGGATGCAATATGGGCTTCCCCCAAGCAGGAGAGGCAGCGTTGATGCGAGAACGAACCGGGGCTGCCGGCGCAGACCTTGAACCCCGCCGTCTTTGGCATAATCCCATATGCAGGCGTGGGTgctgggttgggggcgggggctggtaAATGGGGTCCCCAAAGTCTCTCATCTCCTAAGAACTTCTGCTCAGCACTCAACGAGACGGAGAACAGCGGAAACTAGAATAAAATGAACTCTGGACGACTCTGCCACGGCTGTTCTTTAAAGGGCGTCAGAGACGCGAGGACAGTAGCGGCTCCGGCTCGGACCATGCGGCGGTGGAGAAGGAACGGGAGGCGCGGTCGGCCCGCCCCGCCTTTTATGGCCTCGGACGACACCATGAGGTGAAGGAAGGGTACATGTGCGGACCAGCGGACACTGGGCCAGACGCATGGCGCACGCGTCAACCCTTGATGGATAACAATAGGGACCATCGCTCGAAGAAGAACTGAAAGTGaaggtagaacccaggagtcctggctcccagcctgccctcctCTAAcacaccagaccccactcccctcccagagctggggggagaacccaggagtcctggctcccagccccctttgctctGACCAACTAgaccccatccccctcccagagctggggacagaacccaggagtcctggctcccagcccccactgctcaacccaccagaccccactcccctcccagagctccagCTCCAGACACGGTTTGGAAGGGCCCCAGTTCTGACCTTCCCCTTAGGGTCTCCCTCATTCCTCACCTGTGTGGGTTTCACCGGGGGTCCCCCCAGCCTCGGGAGAggggagatcagggccccacggCTCCTCCCCTCGCTCCATCCACCTCACGTCagtcttggggagggggaagcctgCGGAGAAAgatggggagagggtggagtcagtggggccagaccccagctggggtcaatgggccctTGTTCCTTTGGAgtcagtggggcaggggaggacggTGGGATACCATTGGAAGGTCCTAGCCAGGGatatgatggattctccatctctgaggcctgtcccgggggtgggggtgcctgTCTGAAAACCCCACTTTAGCTCAGCCATCAGATACGGGCTGGATGGAGGAATCACCCAGTGGGGACGTCTGGCCTGGGTTAGGCGGGAGGCCAAACCAGATGGTCCCCAGGGTCCCTCGCAGGCTGGAAGTGTCTGAACGAGGGGCCATCACAGGGTTAAAGACCTTCTCGGTTCTCCAAGACCCAACCGAGCCCGTCCCAGCTGGGCGAGCAGCCAGGCCCCTAGGCAAGGCCAGACCGGCTCCGCAATTCTGCGGCATGGCGTCCCTGTCGATCTCCTTGCGCCCCTCGTCCACCGGCAGCACGCGCCTCCCCGTCGCCTGGAACGACAAGCCGCCGGCGTGATGGGGGCCCCCGATCTCGGACAAGGGGGGTCTGAGCAGCGCCCAGCGCAACGGACCCGATCTTGGGCAGGAATCTGAGACACTTAATTAAGTAATTACTCTGATATGGTCTCATGTGGTAGCTAGagggagctgagatcagaatccagccctgcccctccagccctgcccccattgcaCTCAGGGGTGACTCCAGACTGATCCCaagggagctgagagcagaaccagccctgcccccattgcaATCAGGGGTGACTCCAGATTGACCCCAGgggagctgagatcagaacctggtCCTGGCCCTACCCCCGTTGCTGTCAGGGGTGACTCTGGATTGACCTCAGGAGTAACTCTGGATTGACCCCAGGGGAGCTGAGatcacagcccagccctgcccccattgctgtcaggagtgactctggattgacCCCAGggaagctgagagcagaatcccGCCCTGCCCCCATTGCAGTCAGGAGTGACTCCGGATTGACCCCAGGGAAGCTGAGAGCagaacccctccctgcccccgttGCTGTCAGGGGTGACTCTGGATTGACCCCAGGGGAGCTGAGatcacagcccagccctgcccccattgctatcaggagtgactctggattgacCCCAGggaagctgagagcagaatcccgccctgcccccattgcagtcaggagtgactctggattgacctcaggggagctgagagcagaaccCCGCCCTGCCCCCGTTGCTGTCAGGGGTGACTCTGGATTGACCtcaggggagctgagagcagaatcccGCCCTGCCCCCGTTGCTGTCAGGGGTGACTCTGGATTGACCtcaggggagctgagagcagaaccccgccctgcccccgttgctgtcaggagtgactccagattgacCCCAGggaagctgagagcagaatcccGCTCTGCCCCCGTTGCAGTCAGGAGTGACTCCGGATTGACCTCacgggagctgagagcagaaccCCGCTCTGCCCCCGTTGCTGTCAGGGGTGACTCCGGATTGACCTCacgggagctgagagcagaaccCCGCCCTGCCCCCGTTGCTGTCAGGAGTGACTCCGGATTGACCCCAGGGAAGCTGAGAGCAGAACCCCGCCCTGCCCCCGTTGCAGTCAGGAGTGACTCCGGATTGATGGGGGGGGCGGGACTGACATCACTTACCCCCCCAATCCCACACCGGGGCTCTGCCCGGCCCCCCcgcgcccgcagctcccagcccggACTCACCGCTGCGCGGGGGCGgcgctggccctttaagagcgCCCCGCAAAGCCGGACGGGGGGTGTTGAGACTCCCCCGCTCCCGGGCTCGCCCCCGCTGCGGGAGGGGAAGGGCCCTTCTTTGTGACGTCACAGACCCCCCCAAGGAAGGACGCTGCTGAGCTCTATGGTTTTAACCCCTTTGTGGCCGGCGGGAAATCGCCCAgcgagcccggactcctgggttctctccccggctctgggagggggagtgggagctactgggttagagcagtggggcctgggagccgggactcctgggttctgtccccagctctgggaggggagtggggtctggtgggttagagtagggggctgggagcccggactcctgggttctatcccaagCAGGGGGGGCTGTAGGGGTGCATGGGGTTTAACCCTTTGCCAGCCACCATGAGAGTAAAGTCAAATCCCTTCTTCACACATTTCCAATGCAGCTGGTTGGGGAGCGTGGTGAACCCGACCTATTCCTTATCCTGAGACAGCACCTGGAGTCTGGGGCCCGCTGACcagcaacagaacccaggagtcctggctcccagcacctcccccagcagcgggcgctggctgtgggggggggctgccccagcctcttccaggagggggtgctgtcccctggcagtcagggctgggccCTAGCGGTGACGgaaagcagagaggccaggggttGACCGTCCCTGAGCCCCAAAGAGTACAACTTTCCAGTGATCATTGCTTAAGACATGGACTTAGGgtctcggcgacccccagcagtCCAGGTTTTCACCCCAGAGAGTTTAACCAGATTTCCACATGCACCGATGTTTAATAATGTGAGAGAAATAGCGAGTGGGTTTTTCTGGGTGGCAAGTTTGTGTCTGTGCTCCTTTGTCTATGTAACATACTCTATTTTAAAGGCATCCGCTTCGTTAATTAACCCATATTTAACCCTCATCAGGACACACTAAAAACTGGGCCAAAAGCTGAAAACATTTTGGCCCCAATAAAAAATGAATTCATTCAAAACAATCCAAACTTTCTGAAAGAACATCGCAAAGCGCATCTGACAAAGTACTAGGAATACATTACTGTACTACCAGAAAAGGTCCACAAACAACGACCGACTTTATCAGCGAGGGATTCACCACGGGTACACAAGGGCCCGGTGGTGTGAGGATACTGCTCTGCTACTTGGGCGGTGTATTTCACTTTCCAGAGGACGAGTTACG
This window encodes:
- the ZNF771 gene encoding zinc finger protein 771 isoform X4, translated to MERGEEPWGPDLPSPEAGGTPGETHTATGAAAFPAPRRKPAGRSYQCPECGKSFRQSSHLLQHQTTHTGERPYRCPDCGRAFSQSSDLVRHQRVHTGERPYRCPDCGRAFSQSSNLLQHRRASSGARPFRCAQCGKDFGRSSHLLKHQATHSGERPFGCADCGKRFGHSSSLLQHRRVHAGQRPFGCADCGKSFLQSSDLLKHRRVHTGEKPYTCGECGRGFSQRSHVVKHRRVHSRGKP
- the ZNF771 gene encoding zinc finger protein 771 isoform X2 translates to MPQNCGAGLALPRGLAARPAGTGSVGSWRTEKVFNPVMAPRSDTSSLRGTLGTIWFGLPPNPGQTSPLGFPLPKTDVRWMERGEEPWGPDLPSPEAGGTPGETHTATGAAAFPAPRRKPAGRSYQCPECGKSFRQSSHLLQHQTTHTGERPYRCPDCGRAFSQSSDLVRHQRVHTGERPYRCPDCGRAFSQSSNLLQHRRASSGARPFRCAQCGKDFGRSSHLLKHQATHSGERPFGCADCGKRFGHSSSLLQHRRVHAGQRPFGCADCGKSFLQSSDLLKHRRVHTGEKPYTCGECGRGFSQRSHVVKHRRVHSRGKP
- the ZNF771 gene encoding zinc finger protein 771 isoform X3, with the translated sequence MERGEEPWGPDLPSPEAGGTPGETHTAATGAAAFPAPRRKPAGRSYQCPECGKSFRQSSHLLQHQTTHTGERPYRCPDCGRAFSQSSDLVRHQRVHTGERPYRCPDCGRAFSQSSNLLQHRRASSGARPFRCAQCGKDFGRSSHLLKHQATHSGERPFGCADCGKRFGHSSSLLQHRRVHAGQRPFGCADCGKSFLQSSDLLKHRRVHTGEKPYTCGECGRGFSQRSHVVKHRRVHSRGKP
- the ZNF771 gene encoding zinc finger protein 771 isoform X1 — protein: MPQNCGAGLALPRGLAARPAGTGSVGSWRTEKVFNPVMAPRSDTSSLRGTLGTIWFGLPPNPGQTSPLGFPLPKTDVRWMERGEEPWGPDLPSPEAGGTPGETHTAATGAAAFPAPRRKPAGRSYQCPECGKSFRQSSHLLQHQTTHTGERPYRCPDCGRAFSQSSDLVRHQRVHTGERPYRCPDCGRAFSQSSNLLQHRRASSGARPFRCAQCGKDFGRSSHLLKHQATHSGERPFGCADCGKRFGHSSSLLQHRRVHAGQRPFGCADCGKSFLQSSDLLKHRRVHTGEKPYTCGECGRGFSQRSHVVKHRRVHSRGKP